From Acipenser ruthenus chromosome 23, fAciRut3.2 maternal haplotype, whole genome shotgun sequence, the proteins below share one genomic window:
- the LOC117414183 gene encoding ribonucleoside-diphosphate reductase subunit M2-like isoform X1 has product MLSATTRTPLASKNEQNAQNMLYDENTPPSLSATRALASKTARKILADVDEMKPKSSSQVSQEKKQKRWEAVQDEPLLRENPRRFVIFPIQYQDIWQMYKKAEASFWTAEEVDLSKDMQHWEGLKKEERYFISHVLAFFAASDGIVNENLVERFSQEVQVTEARCFYGFQIAMENIHSEMYSLLIDTYIKDSSEREFLFNAVETLPCVRKKADWAMRWIADKDATFGERIVAFAAVEGIFFSGSFAAIFWLKKRGLMPGLTFSNELISRDEGLHCDFACLMFKHLVHKPSEAKVKGVILDAVRIEQEFLTEALPVNLIGMNCELMKRYIEFVADRLLLELGFSKVFCVENPFDFMENISLEGKTNFFEKRVGEYQKMGVMSRAMDNTFTLEADF; this is encoded by the exons atgctgtctgcAACAACTAGAACTCCACTGGCCTCCAAGAATGAACAAAACGCACAAAACATGCTCTACGATGAAAATACT ccaccgTCACTTAGCGCAACAAGGGCGCTGGCTTCTAAAACCGCAAGAAAAATCCTGGCAGACGTTGACGAAATG AAACCAAAATCCAGTTCTCAAGTTTCACAGGAG AAGAAGCAGAAGCGGTGGGAGGCAGTGCAGGACGAGCCTCTGCTCAGGGAAAACCCGCGGCGCTTCGTTATCTTCCCTATTCAGTACCAGGACATCTGGCAGATGTACAAGAAAGCCGAGGCCTCCTTCTGGACAGCTGAAGAG GTAGACCTGTCCAAGGATATGCAGCACTGGGAGGGCCTGAAAAAGGAGGAGAGATACTTCATCTCTCACGTCTTGGCGTTTTTCGCTGCCAGCGACGGCATAGTCAATGAGAACTTG GTGGAGCGCTTCAGCCAGGAGGTACAGGTTACAGAAGCACGCTGTTTCTACGGCTTCCAGATCGCCATGGAGAACATCCACTCGGAAATGTACAGCCTGCTCATTGACACCTACATCAAGGACTCCAGCGAGAG GGAGTTTCTCTTCAACGCTGTTGAGACGCTACCCTGTGTGCGCAAGAAGGCGGACTGGGCAATGCGCTGGATTGCAGACAAGGACGCTACTTTCG GAGAGCGGATCGTGGCTTTCGCAGCGGTGGAGGGGATATTCTTCTCCGGGTCCTTCGCTGCAATCTTCTGGTTGAAGAAGCGGGGGCTGATGCCAGGCCTGACCTTCTCCAATGAGCTCATCAGCAGAGATGAG GGTCTGCACTGTGATTTCGCCTGTCTGATGTTCAAACACCTGGTGCACAAGCCCTCCGAGGCCAAAGTGAAGGGGGTGATTCTGGACGCTGTTAGAATTGAGCAGGAGTTTCTCACGGAGGCCCTCCCTGTCAACCTCATCGGGATGAACTGTGAGCTCATGAAGAGATACATCGAGTTTGTAGCAGACCGTCTGCTCCTGGAGCTTGGTTTCAGCAAG GTGTTCTGTGTGGAGAACCCCTTTGACTTCATGGAGAACATCTCTCTGGAGGGGAAGACTAACTTCTTTGAGAAGAGAGTTGGGGAGTACCAGAAGATGGGGGTCATGTCCAGGGCTATGGACAACACGTTCACTCTGGAAGCAGACTTTTAA
- the LOC117414183 gene encoding ribonucleoside-diphosphate reductase subunit M2-like isoform X2 has product MLSATTRTPLASKNEQNAQNMLYDENTPPSLSATRALASKTARKILADVDEMKPKSSSQVSQEKRWEAVQDEPLLRENPRRFVIFPIQYQDIWQMYKKAEASFWTAEEVDLSKDMQHWEGLKKEERYFISHVLAFFAASDGIVNENLVERFSQEVQVTEARCFYGFQIAMENIHSEMYSLLIDTYIKDSSEREFLFNAVETLPCVRKKADWAMRWIADKDATFGERIVAFAAVEGIFFSGSFAAIFWLKKRGLMPGLTFSNELISRDEGLHCDFACLMFKHLVHKPSEAKVKGVILDAVRIEQEFLTEALPVNLIGMNCELMKRYIEFVADRLLLELGFSKVFCVENPFDFMENISLEGKTNFFEKRVGEYQKMGVMSRAMDNTFTLEADF; this is encoded by the exons atgctgtctgcAACAACTAGAACTCCACTGGCCTCCAAGAATGAACAAAACGCACAAAACATGCTCTACGATGAAAATACT ccaccgTCACTTAGCGCAACAAGGGCGCTGGCTTCTAAAACCGCAAGAAAAATCCTGGCAGACGTTGACGAAATG AAACCAAAATCCAGTTCTCAAGTTTCACAGGAG AAGCGGTGGGAGGCAGTGCAGGACGAGCCTCTGCTCAGGGAAAACCCGCGGCGCTTCGTTATCTTCCCTATTCAGTACCAGGACATCTGGCAGATGTACAAGAAAGCCGAGGCCTCCTTCTGGACAGCTGAAGAG GTAGACCTGTCCAAGGATATGCAGCACTGGGAGGGCCTGAAAAAGGAGGAGAGATACTTCATCTCTCACGTCTTGGCGTTTTTCGCTGCCAGCGACGGCATAGTCAATGAGAACTTG GTGGAGCGCTTCAGCCAGGAGGTACAGGTTACAGAAGCACGCTGTTTCTACGGCTTCCAGATCGCCATGGAGAACATCCACTCGGAAATGTACAGCCTGCTCATTGACACCTACATCAAGGACTCCAGCGAGAG GGAGTTTCTCTTCAACGCTGTTGAGACGCTACCCTGTGTGCGCAAGAAGGCGGACTGGGCAATGCGCTGGATTGCAGACAAGGACGCTACTTTCG GAGAGCGGATCGTGGCTTTCGCAGCGGTGGAGGGGATATTCTTCTCCGGGTCCTTCGCTGCAATCTTCTGGTTGAAGAAGCGGGGGCTGATGCCAGGCCTGACCTTCTCCAATGAGCTCATCAGCAGAGATGAG GGTCTGCACTGTGATTTCGCCTGTCTGATGTTCAAACACCTGGTGCACAAGCCCTCCGAGGCCAAAGTGAAGGGGGTGATTCTGGACGCTGTTAGAATTGAGCAGGAGTTTCTCACGGAGGCCCTCCCTGTCAACCTCATCGGGATGAACTGTGAGCTCATGAAGAGATACATCGAGTTTGTAGCAGACCGTCTGCTCCTGGAGCTTGGTTTCAGCAAG GTGTTCTGTGTGGAGAACCCCTTTGACTTCATGGAGAACATCTCTCTGGAGGGGAAGACTAACTTCTTTGAGAAGAGAGTTGGGGAGTACCAGAAGATGGGGGTCATGTCCAGGGCTATGGACAACACGTTCACTCTGGAAGCAGACTTTTAA